The Hahella sp. HNIBRBA332 genome window below encodes:
- a CDS encoding TonB-dependent receptor, translated as MKFSPKKLTVAVALTAAGGAHAQTTVLEPMIVTAKPVIEEVEVDMFSSTSAVVTEDQIRDQNAVDLTAALRRTPGVQISRYNPVGAFGGDQGGAVFIRGMGVTRPGSEIKTYIDGLPLYMGLWGHPLLDLLPVNAMQSMTVYKSPQPQINGNNFASIDLHTKRATEEGTHGAARISAGSYHTLVQQAELTSHNGDLDFVLAQGYATSDGHRDNADGELKNLFSRVGAQLNEHWAASFSGLYVDNESTDPGQEGDPKPDVAPEYNTQAFMLATTLSHEHGDWTGEFSLHHSSGEGNWYHQSGGDGDTLSDFTMSGLRWRENFSPWMDGTLVAGLDYDRVSGEAHFNRDDSARRAHLDAPTFKLWSPYVGLSHLLMLNDDWMLSPSIGVRYYDHSEFDAQAAPYAGLSLMSDALTLFVNASQGVNYPGLEAPTLATAIPPLADSWKQLEAEELNHLEVGAKFALTTTTQIDLSVFKDKVKNRYVFAFPPQVSSPQFINFGDYRMRGVELSVSQMLPAGWSLFGGLTLLDPDIDNLPYTPERAVTAGLNGQLGPFRLALDAQHQSEVWALTRKRASGDVNGEKVSGFTVANMRLSYPLAPLGQDGEVFVAVENLFDREYAYRPGYPMPGRWAQIGLSASF; from the coding sequence ATGAAATTTTCACCGAAGAAACTTACCGTGGCGGTCGCCCTGACCGCCGCGGGCGGCGCGCATGCGCAAACCACCGTTCTGGAGCCAATGATAGTGACCGCCAAGCCGGTCATTGAAGAGGTGGAAGTGGATATGTTCTCCAGCACATCCGCCGTGGTCACCGAAGATCAAATTCGCGATCAAAACGCGGTGGACCTCACCGCCGCCCTGCGTCGGACGCCCGGCGTGCAGATTTCCCGTTACAACCCGGTCGGCGCGTTCGGCGGCGATCAGGGCGGCGCGGTGTTTATCCGCGGCATGGGCGTCACCCGTCCCGGCAGTGAGATAAAGACCTACATCGACGGCCTGCCCCTGTACATGGGCTTATGGGGACACCCACTGTTGGATCTGCTGCCGGTCAACGCTATGCAATCCATGACCGTGTATAAAAGCCCGCAACCGCAGATCAACGGCAATAACTTCGCCTCCATCGATCTGCATACCAAACGGGCGACTGAAGAAGGGACTCACGGCGCCGCGCGTATCTCCGCCGGCTCTTACCATACCTTGGTGCAGCAGGCGGAACTGACCAGCCACAATGGCGATTTGGACTTTGTTCTGGCCCAGGGTTACGCCACTTCCGACGGCCATCGGGACAACGCTGACGGTGAATTGAAAAACCTCTTCAGCCGAGTCGGCGCGCAATTGAATGAACACTGGGCCGCGTCGTTCAGCGGACTCTATGTGGACAACGAAAGCACGGATCCAGGCCAAGAAGGAGACCCAAAGCCGGATGTCGCGCCGGAGTACAATACCCAGGCCTTCATGCTGGCGACCACGTTGTCCCATGAACATGGCGACTGGACCGGCGAGTTCAGCCTGCATCACAGCTCCGGCGAGGGTAACTGGTATCACCAGAGCGGCGGCGATGGCGATACGCTTTCGGACTTCACCATGAGCGGCCTGCGCTGGCGCGAGAATTTCTCGCCCTGGATGGATGGAACCCTGGTCGCCGGTCTGGATTACGATCGCGTCTCCGGCGAAGCGCACTTTAATCGCGACGATTCCGCCAGACGCGCGCACCTGGACGCGCCGACGTTCAAGTTGTGGTCGCCCTATGTGGGTCTCAGTCACTTGCTGATGCTCAACGACGACTGGATGCTGTCGCCGTCCATCGGCGTGCGTTATTACGATCACAGTGAGTTTGACGCCCAGGCCGCGCCTTACGCCGGTCTGTCACTGATGTCAGACGCCCTGACCCTGTTCGTCAACGCCTCCCAAGGCGTCAACTATCCCGGTCTGGAAGCGCCAACCCTGGCGACGGCAATACCGCCCCTGGCCGACAGTTGGAAGCAGTTGGAGGCCGAAGAGCTGAATCACCTGGAAGTCGGCGCCAAGTTCGCGTTAACGACCACCACCCAGATCGACCTCAGCGTGTTCAAGGACAAGGTGAAAAACCGCTACGTCTTCGCTTTTCCTCCGCAAGTCTCCAGCCCACAGTTCATTAACTTCGGCGACTACAGGATGCGTGGCGTCGAGCTGTCGGTCAGTCAGATGTTGCCGGCGGGCTGGTCCCTGTTTGGCGGGCTAACCCTGCTCGATCCGGATATCGACAACCTTCCCTACACACCAGAACGGGCAGTTACCGCGGGTCTGAACGGCCAGCTTGGTCCCTTCCGCCTCGCCCTGGACGCCCAGCATCAGTCCGAAGTCTGGGCGCTAACGCGCAAGCGGGCGTCAGGCGACGTTAATGGAGAGAAAGTCAGTGGTTTCACCGTGGCCAATATGCGCCTTTCCTATCCTCTGGCGCCATTGGGTCAGGATGGCGAAGTCTTTGTCGCCGTGGAGAATTTATTCGACCGTGAATACGCCTATCGCCCAGGCTACCCCATGCCGGGCCGCTGGGCGCAGATCGGATTGTCCGCGAGCTTTTAG
- a CDS encoding IS630 family transposase, whose protein sequence is MIIEDARSLPAAAQEEKRKQAVRLRKQGYSYQEIADKVGVHNLTVGKWIRAYEAQGVSGIKSKPRGREPGSGQRLTPSQENRIRCLIVDKSPDQLKLEYALWTRKAVQQLIAQETGEHLAIRTVGSYLTAWGFTPQKPVKKAYEQNPSQVEKWLKEEYPVISGRAKAEGAEIYWGDETGLRSDAQHGRGYAPKGKTPVIRLNAKRESVNMISAISNQGKVRFQIYDGSMDADRLIGFMKRLIQDAQRKVFLILDNLRVHHAKVVKAWLEENEDRIEVFYLPAYSPELNPDEYLNCDLKAGVHSGKPARKKGDLKKKVRSHMCMLQKKPSRVKKYFNHPSIKYAA, encoded by the coding sequence ATGATTATAGAAGACGCTCGCTCATTACCTGCCGCAGCGCAGGAAGAAAAAAGAAAACAGGCCGTGCGACTGCGCAAGCAGGGGTATAGCTATCAGGAAATAGCCGATAAGGTCGGTGTCCATAACCTGACGGTGGGAAAGTGGATCAGAGCTTATGAAGCGCAAGGGGTTAGCGGGATTAAATCCAAGCCCCGCGGACGAGAGCCCGGCTCGGGACAGCGATTGACGCCAAGCCAGGAGAACCGAATCAGATGTTTGATTGTCGATAAAAGCCCGGACCAGCTCAAGCTGGAGTATGCGCTCTGGACCCGTAAGGCGGTGCAACAGCTTATTGCGCAGGAGACGGGAGAGCACTTGGCGATCCGAACGGTTGGCAGTTATCTGACCGCCTGGGGTTTCACGCCGCAGAAGCCGGTGAAGAAAGCGTATGAGCAAAACCCGTCTCAAGTCGAGAAGTGGCTGAAGGAGGAATATCCGGTCATCAGTGGACGAGCGAAGGCGGAAGGGGCGGAGATCTATTGGGGCGATGAGACAGGGCTTCGAAGCGACGCTCAACATGGGCGGGGCTATGCGCCGAAAGGGAAAACGCCGGTGATTCGCCTGAACGCCAAGCGTGAGTCGGTCAACATGATCTCGGCGATCAGCAACCAGGGCAAAGTGCGGTTTCAAATCTATGACGGCTCAATGGACGCAGACCGGTTGATAGGGTTCATGAAGCGGCTGATCCAAGACGCCCAACGGAAGGTCTTCCTGATACTGGACAATTTGAGAGTCCATCACGCCAAGGTTGTGAAGGCCTGGCTTGAGGAGAATGAGGATCGTATAGAAGTGTTCTATTTACCCGCCTATTCCCCGGAATTGAACCCGGACGAATACTTGAATTGTGATTTAAAAGCGGGAGTTCACAGTGGTAAGCCGGCACGAAAGAAAGGGGATCTCAAAAAGAAAGTTCGATCCCATATGTGTATGTTGCAAAAGAAGCCTTCGAGGGTGAAAAAATACTTTAACCACCCAAGCATCAAATATGCGGCATAG
- a CDS encoding HEAT repeat domain-containing protein: MFTDEHITRLLNQQPISDAPPWRDGDERAVDSFYKYACARVSQLTMAQFHAEWKHYGSGYASFVDVCFYQGKAAQGQDAPEQMGLEVLFSRLSPYFVLMEAPVPTTGSRSLPSFNGLDQLRMPNVEMLRSKDSMTYEEGYHWLLGNVDAHFDKLVSLMQSEADPVMRGKFIELLGDATNRNVVPILAAELTSPNRDIRFWAHSQLEYSEHSEANKIAEKYKEQNPNEDWY; the protein is encoded by the coding sequence TTGTTCACCGACGAGCATATTACCCGGTTACTTAATCAGCAGCCGATTTCAGACGCGCCGCCCTGGCGCGACGGAGACGAACGAGCTGTCGATAGTTTCTATAAGTACGCCTGCGCAAGGGTTTCGCAATTGACGATGGCCCAGTTTCATGCCGAATGGAAACACTACGGCTCCGGCTACGCGTCATTTGTCGACGTCTGTTTTTACCAGGGTAAGGCGGCGCAGGGACAAGACGCCCCTGAACAAATGGGGCTGGAAGTTCTGTTCAGCCGCTTGTCGCCTTATTTTGTATTGATGGAAGCCCCCGTTCCCACCACAGGCTCCCGTTCGCTACCCTCTTTCAATGGCCTGGATCAGCTCCGCATGCCGAATGTTGAAATGTTAAGGAGTAAGGACTCCATGACGTATGAAGAGGGATATCATTGGCTGCTAGGCAATGTCGATGCACACTTCGATAAGCTTGTTTCGCTGATGCAATCTGAGGCTGATCCGGTAATGAGAGGTAAGTTTATCGAGCTTCTTGGCGACGCTACTAATAGAAACGTAGTTCCAATTCTTGCTGCTGAACTTACAAGTCCAAATCGAGACATACGCTTTTGGGCTCACTCTCAGTTGGAGTATAGTGAGCACTCCGAAGCTAATAAAATTGCAGAAAAATACAAAGAACAAAACCCCAATGAAGATTGGTACTAA